In Altererythrobacter rubellus, the following are encoded in one genomic region:
- a CDS encoding 7-carboxy-7-deazaguanine synthase QueE yields the protein MSLVLATDDTGGPEIFASLQGEGPSTGMPVAFMRLSRCNLACTWCDTAYTWRFEGDNRPHRDGETFERKGNQVKLFPSDAAERILALGQRRLVITGGEPLLQGGALAELLAQIPDMEIEIETNGTTKAPSHVDMRVDQYNVSPKLAHSGNEAELALIPARLDAYAADPRAWFKFVISEPSDVDEVLALQRRYRFKPGHVFLMPEGTDSEAIGSRARWLSELCLKHGFRMSDRLHIHLYGDTRGT from the coding sequence GTGTCGCTCGTCCTCGCCACTGACGACACCGGCGGGCCGGAGATTTTTGCGTCATTGCAGGGCGAAGGACCAAGCACGGGTATGCCGGTTGCCTTCATGCGGCTCTCGCGCTGCAATCTGGCCTGCACCTGGTGTGACACCGCCTACACATGGCGCTTTGAAGGCGACAATCGTCCGCACCGCGATGGCGAAACGTTCGAGCGTAAAGGGAATCAGGTGAAGCTCTTTCCTTCCGATGCGGCCGAGCGCATCCTTGCGTTGGGACAAAGACGGCTGGTGATCACTGGCGGGGAACCTCTGCTGCAAGGCGGAGCTTTGGCCGAGCTGCTCGCGCAAATCCCCGACATGGAGATCGAGATCGAGACCAATGGCACGACCAAGGCGCCATCGCATGTCGATATGCGGGTCGATCAGTATAATGTCAGCCCCAAGCTCGCGCATTCGGGCAATGAGGCAGAGCTGGCGCTCATCCCCGCGCGGCTTGATGCCTATGCCGCAGATCCGCGGGCCTGGTTCAAATTCGTGATCTCAGAGCCGTCCGACGTTGACGAGGTGCTCGCATTACAGCGCCGCTATCGCTTCAAGCCCGGACACGTCTTCCTAATGCCCGAAGGAACGGACAGCGAGGCAATCGGTTCGCGCGCGCGCTGGCTCAGCGAACTATGCCTGAAGCACGGCTTCCGCATGAGCGACCGTCTGCATATCCACCTTTACGGCGATACGCGGGGAACGTGA